A single genomic interval of Solimonas sp. K1W22B-7 harbors:
- a CDS encoding SDR family NAD(P)-dependent oxidoreductase, giving the protein MSYPPFDLSGRVVLVTGGNAGIGLGFAEGLARAGADICIWGTSEARNAEALEKLSAQGRRVAALRCDVSDKAEVERSFAATLEQFGRVDGCFANAGIMSVQRPFHEMTEADLDRTFGVNLKGAMFTLQCAALHMKQRAEAGDPFGRLVVTSSLSAVSGLARGEDYAATKGAMLSVMRGLCVEYARYGVTANSIVPGWIETAMTGPLLESDKFVKAVTARIPLRRFGKPEDFAGIAVYLMSTASAHHTGDQFTIDGGYQNF; this is encoded by the coding sequence ATGAGCTACCCGCCTTTCGATCTCAGCGGCCGCGTGGTGCTGGTCACCGGCGGCAATGCCGGCATCGGCCTTGGGTTTGCCGAGGGCCTGGCCAGGGCCGGCGCCGACATCTGCATCTGGGGCACCAGCGAGGCGCGCAATGCCGAGGCGCTCGAGAAGCTGAGCGCCCAGGGCAGGCGCGTGGCGGCGCTGCGCTGCGACGTATCGGACAAGGCCGAAGTCGAGCGCAGCTTCGCCGCCACGCTGGAGCAGTTCGGGCGCGTGGATGGCTGCTTCGCCAATGCCGGCATCATGAGCGTGCAGCGGCCGTTCCACGAGATGACCGAGGCCGACCTGGACCGTACCTTCGGCGTCAACCTCAAGGGTGCGATGTTCACGCTGCAATGCGCGGCGCTGCACATGAAGCAGCGCGCCGAGGCTGGCGACCCTTTCGGCCGCCTGGTCGTCACCAGCAGCCTGTCCGCCGTCTCGGGCCTGGCCCGCGGCGAGGACTACGCCGCCACCAAGGGCGCGATGCTGTCGGTGATGCGCGGGCTCTGCGTGGAATACGCGCGCTACGGCGTCACCGCCAATTCCATCGTGCCGGGCTGGATCGAGACGGCGATGACCGGGCCGCTGCTGGAGAGCGACAAGTTCGTGAAGGCCGTGACGGCGCGCATCCCGCTGCGCCGTTTCGGCAAGCCCGAGGACTTCGCCGGCATCGCGGTGTACCTGATGTCCACGGCCAGCGCGCACCACACCGGCGACCAGTTCACGATTGACGGCGGGTATCAGAATTTTTGA